Proteins co-encoded in one Podospora pseudoanserina strain CBS 124.78 chromosome 7 map unlocalized CBS124.78p_7, whole genome shotgun sequence genomic window:
- the NUC1 gene encoding nuclease (BUSCO:EOG092645MK; COG:F; EggNog:ENOG503NUPM), whose protein sequence is MRLGGVECLNLSDPTVPCRGLFTADQQITVIFSKTALPTHHRHHHHHHPKAETTLIDTLQRCGHLFNHNTTMSKVTFAIVAGAGAAVGAAATAALFNKSSSSSPEGPRAPSPSPAAAAPGAKPPSKPPSGPSPVNPSGLFDYGFPGPTSDLASRTSFISSYDRRTRNPHWVAEHITPQSLSLKSGDRKNSQFLEDPSIPEKFRAKLKDYFRSGYDRGHQVPAADCKWSQSAMDETFYLSNMCPQVGEGFNRDYWAHFEDFCRRLTSKYPSVRVVTGPLYLPRKEEDGKWYVKYEVVGSPAPNVAVPTHFYKVIFAEEKDSKDGPVAVGAFVLPNAVISNSKPLQEFEVPLEVVERASGLEFADKLDVRRRKRLCAETSCSVIVKEYAQRQKAFEKK, encoded by the coding sequence ATGAGGCTCGGTGGGGTCGAATGCTTGAATCTGTCTGACCCCACGGTGCCTTGCAGGGGTCTTTTTACTGCCGATCAACAAATCACGGTAATTTTTTCCAAGACAGCCTtgcccacccaccaccgtcaccaccaccaccaccatccaaagGCTGAGACAACCTTGATAGACACTCTTCAGCGGTGTGGTCACCtcttcaaccacaacaccaccatgtcAAAAGTAACCTTCGCCATTgtcgccggcgccggcgcAGCAGtcggagcagcagccacagccgccctcttcaacaagtcctcctcctcctcccccgaagGCCCCAGggccccttctccctcccccgccgccgccgctcccgGTGCCAAACCCCcatccaaacccccctccggcccctcccccgtcaacCCCTCGGGCCTCTTCGACTACGGCTTCCCCGGCCCCACCTCCGACCTCGCCTCCCGcacctccttcatctcctcctaCGACCGCCGCACCCGCAACCCCCACTGGGTAGCAGAGCACAtaaccccccaatccctctccctcaaatcCGGCGACCGCAAAAACTCGCAATTCCTCGAagacccctccatccccgaAAAATTCCGCGCCAAACTCAAGGACTATTTCCGCTCCGGCTACGACCGCGGCCACCAAGTCCCCGCTGCCGACTGCAAGTGGTCCCAGTCCGCCATGGACGAGACGTTTTACCTCAGCAACATGTGCCCCCaggtcggggaggggttCAACAGGGATTACTGGGCGCACTTTGAGGATTTCTGTCGGAGGCTAACAAGCAAGTACCCCagtgtgagggtggtgacgggGCCGTTGTATCTGCcaagaaaagaggaggacgggaAGTGGTACGTCAAGTACGAGGTGGTGGGCAGCCCGGCGCCGAACGTGGCGGTGCCGACGCATTTTTACAAGGTCATCtttgccgaggagaaggactcGAAAGATGggccggtggcggtgggggcgTTTGTGCTGCCCAATGCGGTTATTTCTAATAGCAAACCTCTTCAAGAGTTCGAGGTCccgttggaggtggtggagagggcatCGGGGTTGGAGTTTGCGGACAAGTTGGatgtgaggaggaggaagaggctttGTGCCGAGACGAGCTGTAGTGTGATTGTCAAGGAGTATGCGCAGAGGCAGAAGGCTTTTGAGAAGAAATaa
- the ZRT3 gene encoding Zinc transporter (EggNog:ENOG503NZD6; COG:P) → MVQGDLDNDTRGWIMCAVSGIACIAGASIICIDVFVRLIPGQRDFRIQESNVFLACSLSLSFGVMVFSALNSMLPSAMRYLLKDEWDRQKAGLLMMGCFVGGFFGIQLISHVLHQYLPSHIVECDHTHEEIPDEESQHHRHHHHSRAHLPRRQSRRPSGPLNMVEVNEATPLLPTERNAHIHSPVVNGNAEPGGEVITHFPSIDTRRPSESRRPSFFSKRVMSFFKDTKPNCDEDGPCFGYTDPCGQECFKHVNGRTALSRNATIKSIPATIAEDHVESVTSSHHHSHNISRSHSCASLHDHHHHHHHHHGHAHEESLSHSHSHTTDPTDASSISSCCSHPSEPEDNDHQQHHHHVPTNAFLAIGLQTVIAIAVHKLPEGFITYATNHVNSALGFNVFMALFVHNIAEGFAMSLPLYMALGSRFKAIAWSSLLGGLSQPLGASIAVVWFKIANRQQLEINATAYAVIFAVTAGIMTSVGLQLFAESLGLGHDRRLSIFWGVVGMVVLGGCNSLVEGH, encoded by the exons ATGGTCCAAGGCGACCTGGACAATGACACGAGGGGATGGATAATGTGTGCGGTGAGCGGTATAG CATGCATCGCGGGCGCTTCAATAATATGCATCGACGTGTTTGTTCGCCTAATACCCGGCCAGCGCGACTTCCGCATCCAAGAGAGCAATGTCTTCCTCGCATGCTCCCTCAGCTTGAGCTTCGGTGTCATGGTGTTCTCGGCATTAAACAGCATGCTTCCCTCGGCCATGCGCTATCTTCTTAAGGATGAGTGGGACAGGCAAAAGGCGGGATTACTCATGATGGGGTGCTTTGTTGGGGGCTTCTTTGGCATTCAGCTCATATCACACGTCCTGCACCAGTACCTCCCGTCACACATAGTGGAATGTGACCACACACACGAAGAAATCCCTGACGAAGAGTCCCAAcatcaccggcaccaccaccactcgaGGGCACATTTGCCCCGGCGGCAATCCCGGCGGCCATCGGGTCCCCTGAACATGGTGGAAGTCAACGAGGCCACCCCGCTACTACCCACCGAACGAAACGCACACATACACAGTCCAGTGGTAAACGGCAACGCCGAGCCCGGGGGGGAGGTCATCACCCACTTCCCCAGCATCGACACCCGCCGACCCTCCGAGTCTAGAAgaccctccttcttctctaaGCGAGTAATGTCCTTCTTCAAGGACACGAAACCAAACTGCGACGAAGACGGGCCCTGCTTCGGATACACGGACCCCTGTGGACAAGAATGCTTTAAGCACGTTAACGGCCGCACGGCACTGTCCCGGAACGCCACGATCAAGTCCATCCCCGCGACCATCGCCGAAGACCACGTTGAGTCGGTGAccagctcccaccaccacagccataACATCAGCCGCTCCCATTCCTGTGCCTCTCTCCacgatcaccaccaccaccaccaccaccaccatggccatgCCCACGAGGAGTctctctcccactcccactcccacacCACCGACCCCACCGACGCATCCAGtatctcctcctgctgctcccatCCTTCCGAACCGGAAGACAAcgaccaccaacaacaccaccaccacgtccCCACCaacgccttcctcgccattgGCCTCCAAACTGTCATCGCCATTGCAGTCCACAAGCTCCCAGAGGGTTTCATAACCTACGCAACCAACCACGTGAACTCAGCCCTCGGATTCAACGTCTTTATGGCTCTTTTTGTTCACAACATTGCCGAGGGGTTTGCCATGTCACTCCCCCTCTACATGGCTCTCGGGTCCCGCTTCAAGGCCATTGCTTGGTCTTCgctgttgggggggttgtcgcAGCCCCTGGGGGCAAGCATAGCGGTGGTGTGGTTCAAGATTGCGAACAGGCAGCAGCTCGAGATCAATGCGACGGCGTACGCGGTTATCTTTGCGGTGACGGCGGGGATTATGACGAGTGTGGGTTTGCAGCTGTTTGCGgagagcttggggttggggcaTGACAGGCGGTTGAGtattttttggggggtggtggggatggtggttttgggggggtgtaattctttggtggaggggcattGA
- the SNF2 gene encoding transcriptional regulator (EggNog:ENOG503NX7W; COG:A) — protein sequence MASVQMSPAVQHPGSAGPSGMSAQQMQELYHKYQQMKQQGVPPNDPEFIKTSQMVAQAQRQWEIMKQQAQMQHQRQAMHQQQRQQQMQMQQMQMQQQQMANGANGVMPGQPNRMPQPGAPQATAPPSSTALEASALPAGANPMAANPAGPPQPPKQNKMSLSQDQLALLRDQILAFKMLSKNAGIPANLQKTVFERRQRRQPSTTEQEMQISAANAAAGVSSQDTPKSGPNGAAPAQESTPSVPNPKVYKTFKSPYDGSLVRNTISYMDHSRRKNRLIIPGVFPAGIDFEQLRTDREKIVFNRMSARYAELKSLPGNLAHWDAAKDSLEADDTLKRKAIIEMKSLALYSKQRALREKIGKQMLHYDNLAMTTNRASYRRMKKQNVREARITEKLEKQQRDARINKEKKKQSEYFQAVFTHRNEILGNAQTQRNHSTKLNRLMFAHHFNIEKEEQKRMERTAKQRLQALKANDEEAYLKLLDQAKDTRITHLLRQTDGFLHQLASSVRAQQRQAAQNYGNEDIPEESEPEEEDEESSRKIDYYAVAHRVKEEVTAQADILVGGKLKEYQIKGLQWMLSLYNNNLNGILADEMGLGKTIQTISLVTYLIEKKHQNGPYLVIVPLSTLTNWNLEFDKWAPSVSKIVYKGPPNTRKLQQEKIRRGEFQVLLTTYEYIIKDRPLLSKIKWFHMIIDEGHRMKNSNSKLSATIQQYYSTRFRLILTGTPLQNNLAELWAMLNFVLPNIFKSAKTFDDWFNTPFANTGGQDKMELTEEEQILVIRRLHKVLRPFLLRRLKKDVEKDLPDKTEKVIKCKFSALQARLYKQMVTHQKILVSDGKGGKTGARGLSNMIMQLRKLCNHPFVFDEVENQMNPMSVSNDLLWRTAGKFELLDRILPKYKATGHRVLMFFQMTAIMDIMEDFLRFRGIQYLRLDGTTKSEDRSDLLRDFNRPDSPYFMFLLSTRAGGLGLNLQTADTVIIYDSDWNPHQDLQAQDRAHRIGQKNEVRILRLISSASVEEKILERARFKLDMDGKVIQAGRFDNKSSETDRDAMLRTLLETADMAEGGEQEEMDDEELNMILARNDDELSIFHKMDEERSRDPIYGTKPGCKGVPRLMAENELPEIYLTEGNPVEEEEAVVLGRGARERTKVKYDDGLTEEQWLMAVDDDDDSPEAAAARKAARKERRENKRKGLLGGSIENSPSASRASTEEVETPVKKRGRKPGSKNQEKRKAEEGDEEPPAKKRRGPQGRTKSLGANGLSGGGMSPAVREKLQKSLKRVYDGLMDLAVDDDEPVPEDEKDDDDGPAKRLIIGPFVKLPPKRDWADYYLIIQNPICMKDIEKKMKKEEYGSLGAMRRDLDLLIKNCRTFNEETSGICMDARIIEQFFISEFEKELQDPDLRALDEPASSSAAGSTKDTSVAPSLTGDTPQPSSAAPPAGPTRIKLVSNSGSNGQLNGGVGSSRAQTEED from the exons ATGGCTAGTGTTCAGATGTCGCCCGCGGTCCAGCACCCTGGGTCTGCCGGCCCTTCGGGGATGAGCGCCCAGCAAATGCAGGAGCTTTACCAT AAATATCAACAGATGAAGCAACAGGGTGTTCCTCCCAATGACCCCGAGTTTATCAAGACATCGCAAATGGTCGCCCAGGCGCAACGACAGTGGGAAATCATGAAGCAACAAGCACAAATGCAACATCAACGGCAGGCAATGCACCAGCAACAGAGACAACAGCAAATGCAGATGCAACAAATGCAGatgcaacagcagcaaatgGCCAACGGCGCCAACGGTGTGATGCCGGGACAGCCCAACCGTATGCCTCAACCCGGCGCCCCTCAAGCCACCGcgcctccatcatcaactgccCTGGAAGCCTCTGCTCTACCGGCGGGTGCCAATCCTATGGCGGCCAACCCTGCTGggcctccccaaccaccaaaacagaACAAGATGTCTCTTTCACAGGACCAACTAGCCCTGCTTCGGGACCAAATTTTGGCCTTCAAGATGCTATCCAAGAACGCTGGCATTCCCGCAAACCTTCAAAAGACAGTGTTCGAGCGCCGGCAAAGACGCCAGCCTTCTACCACTGAACAGGAGATGCAAATATCCgccgccaacgccgccgccggtgtATCTTCACAGGACACCCCCAAGTCTGGTCCCAACGGCGCAGCCCCAGCCCAAGAGAGCACTCCCTCAGTGCCTAATCCTAAGGTGTACAAGACATTCAAGAGTCCTTATGATGGGAGCCTCGTGCGCAACACCATCTCTTACATGGATCACTCCCGTCGGAAGAATCGTCTCATAATACCAGGCGTTTTCCCGGCAGGCATCGATTTCGAGCAGCTGAGGACAGACCGTGAGAAGATTGTGTTCAACCGGATGAGCGCCAGATATGCCGAGCTCAAAAGCCTGCCCGGCAATTTAGCTCACTGGGACGCAGCCAAGGACAGCCTGGAGGCGGACGACACCCTCAAGCGGAAAGCGATCATTGAAATGAAGTCATTAGCGCTGTACAGCAAGCAGCGCGCCctgagggagaagattgGCAAGCAAATGCTGCACTACGACAATCTCGCCATGACCACCAACAGAGCGTCGTACCGCAGGATGAAGAAGCAAAATGTTCGCGAGGCCCGGATCAccgagaagctcgagaagcagcagcgcgATGCTCGcatcaacaaggagaagaagaagcaatCCGAGTACTTCCAGGCCGTCTTCACCCACCGCAATGAAATCCTCGGCAATGCCCAGACCCAGCGTAACCACTCGACCAAACTCAACCGCCTCATGTTTGCTCATCATTTCAACATTGAGAAGGAAGAGCAGAAGCGCATGGAGAGGACTGCCAAGCAACGTCTGCAGGCTTTGAAGGCCAACGATGAAGAGGCGTATCTCAAGCTGCTTGACCAGGCCAAGGATACCCGCATCACTCACTTGCTTCGCCAGACCGATGGCTTCTTGCATCAGCTCGCCTCGTCCGTCCGTGCGCAGCAACGACAGGCTGCCCAGAACTACGGCAACGAAGACATCCCCGAGGAGAGcgagccggaggaggaggatgaagaaagCTCGCGCAAGATTGATTACTATGCCGTTGCCCATCgcgtcaaggaggaggtcacaGCCCAGGCTGACATTCTAGTTGGTGGCAAGTTGAAGGAGTACCAGATCAAGGGCTTGCAGTGGATGTTGTCGctctacaacaacaacctcaacggcATTCTGGCAGACGAAATGGGTCTCGGAAAGACCATCCAGACCATCAGTTTGGTTACTTACCTGATCGAGAAGAAGCACCAGAATGGCCCGTACCTGGTCATTGTCCCTCTGAGTACACTTACCAACTGGAACTTGGAGTTCGACAAGTGGGCGCCCTCTGTCTCCAAGATTGTTTACAAGGGTCCCCCAAATACCAGAAAGctgcagcaggagaagattCGCCGCGGCGAGTTCCAGGTGTTGCTCACAACTTACGAGTACATCATCAAGGACAGACCGTTGCTCAGCAAGATCAAGTGGTTCCACATGATTATCGATGAAGGTCACCGCATGAAGAACTCGAATTCCAAGCTCAGCGCCACCATCCAGCAGTACTACAGCACTCGTTTCCGTCTCATTTTGACCGGCACCCCTCTGCAGAACAACCTGGCCGAGTTGTGGGCCATGCTCAACTTCGTCCTTcccaacatcttcaagtCAGCCAAGACCTTTGACGACTGGTTCAACACACCCTTTGCGAACACTGGTGGCCAGGACAAGATGGAACTCACGGAAGAAGAACAGATTCTCGTCATTCGTCGTCTGCACAAGGTTCTGCGTCCCTTCTTGCTGCGTCGTCTCAAGAAGGATGTCGAAAAGGATCTCCCAGACAAGACGGAGAAGGTCATCAAGTGCAAGTTCTCCGCCCTGCAGGCTCGTCTCTACAAGCAGATGGTTACCCATCAGAAGATTCTCGTCAGCGACGGCAAGGGTGGCAAGACTGGTGCTCGCGGTCTCAGCAACATGATTATGCAGCTGCGCAAGCTGTGCAACCATCCCTTTGTGTTCGATGAAGTTGAGAACCAGATGAACCCCATGAGTGTCAGCAACGATTTGCTGTGGAGAACGGCCGGCAAatttgagcttctcgacaGGATTCTGCCCAAGTACAAGGCCACTGGGCATCGTGTTCTGATGTTCTTCCAAATGACCGCCATCATGGATATCATGGAGGATTTCCTGCGTTTCCGAGGGATTCAGTACCTGCGCCTCGATGGTACAACCAAATCAGAAGACCGTTCTGATCTGCTCCGCGACTTCAACCGACCCGACTCGCCCTATTTCATGTTCTTGCTCTCCACCCGTGCTGGTGGTTTGGGTCTGAACCTGCAGACCGCCGATACCGTCATCATTTACGACTCTGATTGGAATCCTCACCAGGATTTGCAAGCTCAGGATCGTGCCCATCGTATCGGTCAGAAGAACGAGGTCAGGATTCTTCGCTTGATCAGCAGCGCCTCGGTCGAAGAGAAGATTTTGGAGCGTGCCAGATTCAAGCTTGACATGGACGGCAAGGTCATTCAGGCCGGTCGTTTCGACAACAAGTCTTCCGAGACGGATCGCGATGCCATGCTGCGGACTTTACTAGAGACGGCGGATATGGCTGAGGGCGGTGAGCAAGAAGAGATGGACGATGAGGAGCTCAACATGATCTTGGCCAGAAATGACGACGAGCTGAGCATCTTCCACaagatggatgaggagaggtcTCGGGATCCCATCTATGGTACGAAACCAGGTTGCAAGGGTGTACCGCGTCTCATGGCCGAGAACGAGCTTCCGGAAATCTACCTTACCGAGGGTAACccggttgaggaagaggaggcggttgTTTTGGGTCGTGGTGCCCGTGAGCGCACTAAAGTTAAGTACGATGATGGGCTCACGGAGGAGCAATGGCTCATGGctgttgacgacgacgatgattcACCcgaggcggctgctgcccGCAAGGCCGCTCGCAAAGAAAGGCGGGAGAACAAGAGGAAGGGCCTGCTTGGCGGGTCAATCGAGAACTCCCCATCAGCCAGTCGCGCTAGCACCGAGGAAGTTGAGACGCCAGTCAAGAAGCGGGGCCGCAAGCCGGGCAGCAAAAACCAGGAGAAGCGCAAGGCGGAAGAGGGCGACGAGGAGCCGCCAGCCAAGAAGAGACGTGGACCACAGGGACGTACCAAGTCGCTTGGTGCCAACGGCTTATCGGGCGGCGGCATGTCTCCCGCCGTGAGGGAGAAGCTGCAGAAGAGCCTCAAGCGGGTCTACGACGGGCTTATGGACCTCGCcgtggacgacgacgagccGGTGCCAGAGGATGAaaaggacgacgacgatggtcCGGCTAAGAGGCTGATCATCGGGCCGTTTGTCAAGCTGCCTCCGAAGAGGGACTGGGCGGATTACTATCTGATCATCCAGAACCCGATCTGCATGAAGGAcattgagaagaagatgaagaaggaggagtacGGCAGCCTGGGGGCCATGAGGAGGGACCTGGATCTTTTGATCAAGAACTGCAGGACTTTCAACGAGGAGACGAGTGGAATTTGCATGGACGCTAGGATTATAGAG CAATTCTTCATCTCGGAATTCGAAAAGGAGCTCCAAGACCCTGACCTGCGCGCGTTGGACGAGCCGGCGAGTTCGTCGGCTGCTGGGTCTACCAAGGACACGTCTGTTGCGCCGTCGCTGACGGGTGACACGCCTCAGCCTTCCTCGGCTGCCCCTCCAGCCGGACCGACGCGAATCAAGTTGGTGTCCAACAGCGGGTCAAACGGCCAATTGAATGGCGGGGTGGGAAGTAGCAGGGCGCagacggaggaggattaG